The following coding sequences lie in one Spinacia oleracea cultivar Varoflay chromosome 1, BTI_SOV_V1, whole genome shotgun sequence genomic window:
- the LOC110780605 gene encoding glutathione S-transferase T3-like, with product MTHPLPVKPNQPLKVATQSRSWSILENKALVDSYIKVCSDKVIGAGMKKAEIWRLADVCYNEIQVGRPHELVVRGTKCLEDRWGRMFPDIILWAASFEEAGKLFASGNSDADQISTAHKLFRNTSDNKKNFTLMHAWKMLIHDNPKWRVMTRWGMSKKERQAYNASLPVSTEDNEGSDKRTRLDDDGDTVLPSGGSFVSGGISRPDGVKKAKARRKGKGAESSKEVSSFGNQLQASTEIRTQEHQLNLKKFE from the coding sequence ATGACGCATCCATTGCCCGTTAAACCAAATCAACCACTTAAGGTTGCGACTCAGTCTCGAAGTTGGTCGATTCTGGAGAACAAAGCTCTGGTTGATTCCTACATTAAAGTTTGCTCTGATAAGGTTATAGGCGCCGGCATGAAAAAAGCTGAGATTTGGAGGCTAGCTGATGTGTGCTATAACGAAATTCAAGTGGGTAGACCGCATGAACTTGTAGTAAGAGGCACAAAATGTTTAGAGGATCGTTGGGGAAGGATGTTTCCAGACATCATTTTGTGGGCTGCTAGTTTTGAAGAAGCTGGTAAGTTATTTGCAAGTGGGAATAGTGATGCGGACCAAATTTCTACCGCTCACAAGTTATTCCGCAATACTTCTGATAACAAAAAGAACTtcacattgatgcatgcttggaAGATGCTTATTCATGATAACCCAAAGTGGAGGGTGATGACGAGGTGGGGTATGTCAAAGAAAGAGAGACAAGCATACAATGCCAGTCTACCAGTTTCTACTGAAGATAATGAAGGAAGTGACAAGAGAACTAgacttgatgatgatggtgacaCCGTCTTACCAAGTGGTGGGAGCTTCGTATCTGGAGGTATATCTCGACCAGATGGTGTAAAGAAAGCTAAGGCCAGAAGAAAAGGCAAAGGGGCAGAATCATCAAAGGAAGTTTCGTCTTTTGGAAATCAGTTGCAAGCTAGCACTGAAATTAGGACTCAAGAGCACCAACTAAATTTAAAGAAATTCGAGTGA
- the LOC110778406 gene encoding uncharacterized protein encodes MPKSKRNRAVTLSKTKKKGREHKEVIVNSIREAAEKFPSSYVFAFENMRNLKFKQFRDSIKSSGRFFLGSNKVMQIALGRSASDELKPGLHKISKFLRGETGLFFTDMPEEDVKKVFEEFEVFDFARTGCNATEKVELKEGPLSQFSHEMEPFLRKQGMPVRLNKGVVELISDFVVCEEGNPLSPESSRILRLLGIKMTSFKLHLICSLRGDDFEVYREGLEVSDIESS; translated from the exons ATGCCGAAATCCAAAAGAAATCGCGCAG TGACCTTATCAAAGACAAAGAAGAAGGGAAGAGAGCACAAGGAGGTAATTGTTAACTCAATTAGGGAGGCAGCAGAGAAGTTCCCTTCTTCTTACGTCTTCGCTTTCGAGAACATGAGGAATCTTAAATTCAAACAGTTCAGAGACTCCATTAAGTCCTCCGGCAG ATTCTTTCTTGGATCAAACAAAGTTATGCAGATTGCTTTAGGGCGCTCTGCTTCCGATGAGCTTAAACCAGGTCTTCACAAAATTTCAAAG TTCCTGCGTGGAGAGACCGGTTTGTTCTTTACAGATATGCCAGAGGAAGATGTCAAAAA GGTTTTTGAGGAGTTTGAAGTCTTTGATTTTGCAAGGACGGGTTGCAATGCTACTGAAAAG GTGGAGCTCAAAGAAGGACCTTTGAGTCAGTTCAGCCATGAGATGGAGCCCTTCCTACGCAAGCAAGGAATGCCTGTGCGATTAAACAAAG GTGTGGTGGAGCTTATTTCCGACTTTGTCGTTTGTGAAGAAGGGAATCCTTTGTCACCTGAATCATCACGTATCCTG CGTCTGCTTGGAATAAAGATGACTTCTTTCAAGCTTCATCTGATATGTAGTTTGAGAGGTGATGATTTCGAGGTGTACAGAGAAGGATTGGAAGTATCAGACATCGAATCTTCTTAA
- the LOC110780607 gene encoding uncharacterized protein, with translation MVDDFFIHHLPNTFFPRGPSLRNVNDANLIPANRNREEGHNFLFNDYIAKNPVYPDKQFRRRFRMGIPLFCRIMNKVVENDVFLQQRRNVAGKLGLSGLQKCTATIRILTYGLAPDAIDEYLRMGETTSKKSLLHFTQGEWKNCPTAWRGQYQGRSRKATLILEAVADQDLWIWHSFFGIPGSCNDLNVPHRSPVFDDVLQGKAPPINFLVNGHEYNMGYYLTDGIYPNWATFIQGFSRPQLETEKVIC, from the exons ATGGTTGATGATTTTTTCATTCATCATTTACCAAACACATTCTTTCCACGAGGTCCTAGTCTTAGAAATGTGAATGATGCCAATTTGATTCCAGCAAATAGAAACCGTGAAGAAGGGCATAACTTCCTGTTTAATGATTACATTGCGAAAAATCCAGTATATCCAGACAAGCAGTTTCGTCGAAGGTTTCGAATGGGAATACCTTTGTTTTGCCGTATCATGAACAAAgtggttgaaaatgatgttttcttgcAACAAAGaagaaatgttgccggaaaattAGGGTTATCAGGATTGCAAAAATGCACTGCAACTATCAGAATTTTAACATATGGTTTGGCTCCGGATGCAATTGATGAATATCTGCGAATGGGTGAAACAACTTCAAAAAAATCATTATTACATTTCACTCAAGGG GAATGGAAGAACTGCCCTACCGCATGGAGAGGTCAATACCAAGGACGCAGCCGGAAAGCGACCCTAATTCTTGAAGCTGTTGCAGATCAAGATCTATGGATTTGGCATTCATTTTTTGGTATTCCTGGTTCATGTAATGACCTTAATGTTCCGCACCGTTCTCCTGTTTTTGATGATGTTTTGCAAGGTAAGGCACCTCCTATAAATTTTCTGGTGAATGGGCATGAATACAACATGGGGTACTACCTCACAGATGGTATTTATCCAAATTGGGCTACGTTCATTCAAGGATTTTCTCGTCCCCAACTTGAAACAGAAAAGGTTATTTGCTGA